In Pseudothermotoga hypogea DSM 11164 = NBRC 106472, the following are encoded in one genomic region:
- a CDS encoding L-lactate permease gives MRGLLSISPVLVVLGVMLFSNLSTSMAALLGLLSAVAVSLTFFETSLEVALRSCVAGFVAAFPVSLIVPASLFQLSIMERSGAMNKAVGLMKESLSDRPASRIIALVIGIGTILASVGAVPVTVLTPILVAFGYGSRTSIALSALGYDSLCTYSILGVPLVVFCDMVGLDLIDGAKYFLPYVPVVSCLITFAVLLTAHGKKFALKYLHLFSLTVGLLSYLGAVIAIYIRAPVLTGLIVGTLIVLVLSFSKRSKPVEAGSLKRLNDFLHAFFPWIVLIFFISFFNLFEPIRELVYEKLSFPVYFFGTSLKPVHMRLLWQAYTWIFVSSFISVCFYKFGRKELLITFRKTFKRSWQPFWSASFFFMTAYLMLHSGFVKTTDGFQLLNEEMNMINALTSYSARLFKNVFPLLTPFIGVFGGFITGTQTSATAMFTVYTVQTSRTLNLSPFMMAAAVSFGSGLASAISPSKLQNAAASIDQIGEEKRVIKTMIPLVLTLTIFTSIVSYLFRRTVLP, from the coding sequence ATGAGAGGATTGCTTTCCATTTCTCCAGTTTTGGTAGTTTTGGGAGTCATGCTTTTCAGCAATCTGTCGACGTCCATGGCCGCTCTATTGGGCTTGCTCAGCGCTGTTGCGGTCTCTTTGACGTTCTTCGAAACATCCCTTGAAGTGGCTTTGAGATCATGTGTGGCTGGTTTTGTCGCTGCCTTTCCGGTTTCTCTCATAGTTCCTGCCTCGCTATTTCAACTTTCGATAATGGAACGATCCGGTGCCATGAACAAAGCAGTTGGATTGATGAAAGAATCGCTGAGCGATCGACCCGCAAGCAGGATAATCGCTCTGGTGATAGGAATTGGAACGATCCTGGCATCGGTTGGAGCAGTGCCAGTCACCGTGCTCACACCGATCCTGGTGGCCTTCGGTTACGGTTCGAGGACTTCGATAGCTCTATCGGCACTGGGTTACGATTCTCTCTGCACCTATTCGATCCTTGGAGTTCCTTTGGTCGTGTTCTGCGACATGGTTGGGCTGGATCTGATCGACGGTGCTAAGTACTTCTTACCTTACGTGCCCGTTGTTTCGTGCCTGATCACTTTCGCAGTCCTTCTCACCGCACATGGAAAGAAGTTCGCTCTCAAGTATCTTCATCTTTTTTCTTTGACCGTCGGACTCTTGTCTTATCTTGGTGCCGTCATTGCGATCTATATTAGGGCCCCTGTTTTGACCGGCTTGATCGTTGGAACTTTGATCGTTCTGGTTTTGAGTTTCTCAAAAAGGAGTAAACCCGTTGAAGCAGGATCATTAAAACGCTTGAATGACTTTCTTCATGCCTTTTTCCCGTGGATCGTTTTGATATTCTTCATATCCTTCTTCAACCTCTTTGAACCCATCAGAGAACTGGTTTACGAAAAGCTGTCCTTCCCAGTGTATTTCTTCGGCACATCACTGAAACCTGTTCATATGAGATTACTTTGGCAGGCTTATACCTGGATCTTTGTCTCCAGCTTTATCAGCGTCTGTTTTTACAAATTCGGCAGAAAGGAATTGCTGATAACTTTTAGAAAAACCTTCAAAAGAAGTTGGCAACCCTTTTGGTCCGCCTCGTTTTTCTTCATGACGGCTTACTTGATGCTCCACTCTGGTTTTGTCAAAACCACTGACGGCTTTCAACTCTTGAACGAGGAAATGAACATGATCAACGCACTGACCAGCTACTCAGCAAGACTTTTCAAAAACGTTTTCCCACTCTTAACGCCTTTCATAGGAGTCTTCGGCGGATTCATAACGGGCACCCAAACTTCTGCAACCGCGATGTTCACTGTGTACACGGTTCAAACGTCACGAACTTTGAATCTGTCGCCTTTCATGATGGCCGCAGCCGTTTCTTTCGGTAGCGGTCTTGCCTCTGCCATATCTCCATCCAAGCTTCAAAACGCAGCCGCTTCAATAGATCAAATTGGCGAAGAGAAAAGAGTCATAAAGACAATGATTCCTTTGGTTTTGACACTCACCATTTTTACCTCCATTGTGAGCTATCTTTTCAGAAGAACCGTCCTGCCCTGA
- the tilS gene encoding tRNA lysidine(34) synthetase TilS — protein sequence MRRILDPLEFKVLKFVQTQKLLSKGESVLVALSGGIDSVSLLHVLLQLREIYRLRVCAAHLNHMLRATADRDEAFVSDLCAKLKVELCVERIDVAKFCEENKLGIEEGARKLRYQFLDNAKRKLQCDVIALAHNLNDLVETMLHRIVRGTGPLGLVAMKPRFQDKIRPFIYIERSEIEEYAKRKNLSFVEDETNYDVRYTRNYIRHVVIPALRRINPSIEKALLQLHVSNMLIERHVEEFLRKQRLVRFRDRTIFSSRKLSDFELVELLRSCVKEFGEQLEFEHVQQLLERAHSPSWKIELAKGLWLEKGFDLFCVEREHDVLESLKIEECGLYDFNGWCFKLNDRIESDQYIFVKLPILVRVRKPGDRVSSKKLKDLMIEARIPSFLRDEMPVVEENGIILWVPYVYVDKRLNERLKNDDFLVLNLLENPFRVILELRKEEE from the coding sequence GTGCGAAGGATTTTAGATCCTCTCGAATTCAAAGTCCTCAAGTTCGTCCAGACGCAGAAGTTGCTCTCCAAAGGTGAAAGCGTCCTCGTGGCACTGTCGGGTGGAATCGATTCCGTTAGCCTCTTGCATGTGCTTCTTCAGTTGCGTGAAATTTACCGCCTGCGCGTCTGTGCCGCCCATCTCAATCATATGCTCAGAGCTACAGCGGACAGGGATGAAGCCTTCGTGAGTGATCTCTGTGCCAAACTGAAGGTTGAACTCTGTGTTGAAAGAATTGACGTAGCCAAATTCTGCGAAGAGAACAAACTTGGCATTGAAGAAGGTGCGAGGAAGCTGAGGTATCAGTTCTTGGACAACGCAAAACGAAAACTTCAGTGCGATGTGATTGCGCTTGCTCACAACTTGAACGATCTGGTTGAAACCATGTTGCACAGGATCGTGCGCGGGACCGGCCCACTCGGTCTGGTTGCGATGAAACCCAGGTTTCAGGACAAGATAAGGCCGTTCATTTACATAGAGAGGTCAGAAATAGAAGAGTACGCAAAGAGAAAGAACCTGAGTTTTGTAGAGGACGAGACCAATTACGATGTCAGGTACACGAGAAACTACATTCGACACGTCGTCATCCCGGCTCTGAGAAGAATCAATCCTTCGATCGAAAAAGCCCTGCTGCAGTTGCACGTGTCGAACATGTTGATCGAAAGGCACGTGGAAGAGTTCTTAAGAAAGCAAAGGCTGGTGAGATTTAGAGATCGTACCATCTTCTCGAGCAGAAAACTGAGTGACTTCGAACTGGTGGAACTGCTCAGAAGTTGTGTGAAAGAGTTCGGCGAACAACTCGAGTTCGAACACGTTCAACAACTTCTTGAGCGTGCGCACAGTCCATCCTGGAAGATCGAGCTTGCAAAGGGACTCTGGCTTGAGAAGGGCTTTGATCTGTTCTGTGTCGAACGCGAACACGATGTACTCGAATCTTTGAAGATTGAAGAGTGTGGACTGTACGACTTCAACGGTTGGTGCTTCAAACTCAACGATCGAATCGAGAGTGATCAATACATCTTCGTAAAACTCCCCATTCTGGTGAGAGTCAGGAAACCCGGTGATAGAGTCTCTTCAAAGAAGCTGAAGGATCTGATGATCGAGGCACGTATACCGAGTTTCCTGCGTGATGAGATGCCCGTAGTTGAAGAGAATGGTATAATTCTGTGGGTACCATACGTGTACGTTGACAAAAGGTTGAATGAGAGACTAAAAAACGATGATTTTCTCGTTCTGAACCTGCTGGAAAATCCATTCCGAGTTATACTTGAATTGAGAAAGGAGGAAGAATGA
- a CDS encoding LacI family DNA-binding transcriptional regulator encodes MAKRFITIKDIAEEAGVSVNTVSRALNNKPDVSPQTKEKVLEIAKKLGYIRNSDAVLFRKGTTKTIGVVFEDSSNPFYAEVFKGIETSARKYGYQVILMNTERDYINEMQAVDTLLQKRVDGIIISPTQFDSKDIEKLVKLNFPFVILGVHFENDELDEVYSNDVKGGYSATKHLLSKGRRKILMLNGFMYKSVARMRYEGYVEALREFGLQPYAMVEIEEGYESAFNKIMELKDIDFDGLFCFNDVFAIAALKALRLLGKRVPEDVAVVGYDDISYAEFVQPSLTTVRIDKFLEGIVAFEMLYERLSNLRTSPKQVVLDVELIVRESA; translated from the coding sequence TTGGCAAAGAGGTTCATCACGATAAAGGATATAGCTGAGGAAGCGGGAGTTTCCGTGAACACAGTCTCCAGAGCTTTGAACAACAAACCTGACGTGAGCCCGCAGACCAAGGAGAAGGTGTTGGAGATCGCAAAGAAGCTTGGCTACATTAGAAATTCCGATGCCGTTCTCTTCAGAAAGGGTACGACGAAGACCATAGGCGTGGTGTTCGAAGACAGTTCCAACCCATTCTATGCGGAAGTCTTCAAAGGAATCGAGACAAGCGCACGAAAGTACGGCTATCAGGTCATTCTGATGAACACGGAGAGAGATTACATAAACGAAATGCAGGCTGTGGACACACTCCTGCAGAAGCGCGTGGATGGTATCATCATCTCTCCAACGCAGTTCGACAGTAAGGATATCGAGAAGCTCGTCAAGCTCAACTTTCCCTTCGTGATACTCGGAGTCCACTTCGAGAACGATGAGCTCGACGAAGTCTACTCGAACGACGTGAAAGGTGGTTATTCGGCAACGAAACATCTGTTGTCGAAAGGCAGAAGGAAGATTTTGATGCTCAACGGGTTCATGTACAAATCCGTAGCCCGCATGAGGTACGAAGGTTACGTGGAAGCTCTGAGAGAGTTCGGTCTGCAGCCTTATGCCATGGTGGAGATCGAAGAAGGCTACGAGTCGGCTTTCAACAAGATCATGGAACTGAAAGACATCGATTTCGATGGTTTGTTCTGTTTCAACGACGTTTTTGCGATCGCCGCATTGAAGGCACTGAGATTGCTCGGAAAGAGAGTCCCAGAGGACGTGGCAGTGGTGGGCTACGACGACATTTCGTACGCGGAGTTCGTTCAACCCTCCCTCACAACCGTCAGAATCGACAAATTCTTGGAAGGCATCGTCGCCTTCGAGATGCTCTACGAAAGATTGTCGAACCTTCGAACGAGTCCCAAACAGGTGGTTCTCGATGTCGAACTGATCGTGAGGGAGAGCGCATGA
- a CDS encoding stage V sporulation protein S, translated as MEVLKVASNSNPNKVAGALAGMIREHGRAELQAIGAGAVNQAVKAIAIARGYLAPSGIDLVSIPAFTDVEIDKETRTAIKFIVFPRS; from the coding sequence ATGGAAGTACTGAAGGTAGCATCCAATTCAAACCCCAACAAGGTGGCTGGAGCACTCGCAGGTATGATCAGAGAGCATGGAAGGGCGGAACTTCAGGCGATCGGTGCCGGTGCTGTAAACCAGGCAGTCAAGGCAATCGCCATCGCGAGAGGCTATTTGGCGCCGAGTGGGATTGACCTTGTCAGTATTCCGGCGTTCACAGATGTCGAGATCGACAAGGAAACGAGAACCGCCATCAAATTCATAGTTTTCCCGAGAAGCTGA
- a CDS encoding ABC transporter permease, with product MSGWFRELRAALAFVERNFNLIKRYWKWELVFFAYTVANTVTIGFIGVGFVRFGSTVDVNYLVLYMLIGSIMWGYLSILFEVVAETVAWERWEETIEYTFMAPVERVTHLLSVCVFSVLYGILRSGLILILVSLLFKLDLSGANLTGAGLVLLVSSVSFMGLGMAGAVLPLISPEKGVQVVHIFQALLLMFSGVYYEVDVLPYWMQRIAVFSPATYALRGMRLAILEGASTERLWSQLLPLMILGVTLLPLGIILFIHFERFAKKKGLLKRHG from the coding sequence ATGAGTGGCTGGTTCAGAGAGCTAAGGGCAGCTCTGGCCTTCGTGGAACGGAACTTCAACCTGATCAAGAGGTATTGGAAATGGGAATTGGTGTTTTTTGCTTACACTGTGGCCAATACCGTGACCATAGGATTCATAGGAGTTGGATTCGTGAGATTTGGTTCCACAGTTGATGTTAATTACCTTGTGTTGTACATGCTCATAGGTTCAATAATGTGGGGTTATCTCTCTATACTATTTGAAGTGGTCGCCGAAACAGTGGCTTGGGAAAGGTGGGAAGAGACGATAGAGTACACATTCATGGCACCGGTCGAGAGAGTCACGCACCTTTTGAGCGTGTGCGTTTTCAGCGTGCTCTATGGAATCCTGAGAAGTGGTTTGATTTTAATCTTGGTATCGCTGTTGTTCAAACTGGATCTTTCGGGGGCAAACTTAACCGGAGCGGGGTTGGTTTTGCTGGTGTCTTCCGTGTCATTCATGGGTCTCGGGATGGCTGGGGCAGTCCTACCCCTGATCTCTCCAGAAAAGGGCGTGCAAGTTGTTCACATATTTCAAGCGCTTTTACTCATGTTTTCCGGAGTCTACTACGAAGTCGATGTCTTGCCATACTGGATGCAGAGAATCGCTGTTTTCTCACCGGCGACTTACGCTTTGAGGGGTATGAGGCTGGCCATCCTTGAAGGCGCTTCAACAGAGCGACTTTGGTCTCAACTTTTACCGCTTATGATACTCGGTGTGACACTCTTGCCGCTCGGGATAATCCTCTTCATTCACTTCGAGAGGTTCGCGAAGAAGAAAGGATTGCTCAAGAGGCACGGTTGA
- a CDS encoding beta-galactosidase: MQIYGADYYPEHWDESVWENHVKMMKEIGIEWVRVGEFAWSIVEPEEGRYDFSKLEKPLKLLKDAGIKIIVGTPTAAPPMWLIKKHPHVLPVDKFGRQKGAGSRRHYCPANDVYREYSKKIVEKYAQHLSTYADMWQIDNEFGCHDTTLCYCESTRRAFIEWLKKRYVSIDELNYRWGNRFWSQTVNDWDEIVLPINTPAFENPHMMLDFFRFSTDIHIDYMNMQIEIIRKYSEKPITHNFMVDFFDLDYKKLSEHIDLVSWDNYVSTKIYDPLRQAANHDLMRSLKKKPFLVMEQQPGRVNWKTINEQYPDGYLRLWIKQAHLHGALGVLVFRFDQIQWGAEQFHGALLDYAGKKTDRCEEFAQAKRETQGVVVPQKEVAIYFSYENAWIHRINHLNRNFNYWESVMEIYKGVRRLGYNADFVFDDDEIDSYRLLIVPYAMYLPEKLIEKLETFQGDVLVTCMTSIKDEYNWMRTDFPYGLQRLLGLEIVDFAGTEKVDLNVSNLQLSGNFWCDKIKVKDAEVLGSFETGPFVGMPCVTKRGNKYYVATVADEFFYTFLLGNLLPARFVGGGVDAIQTREKLMLLNVRDHESVVWMSNKKIALGAFESWEV, encoded by the coding sequence ATGCAGATCTACGGTGCCGATTATTATCCAGAGCATTGGGATGAGTCTGTTTGGGAGAACCATGTGAAAATGATGAAAGAAATAGGCATTGAGTGGGTGAGGGTTGGAGAGTTCGCCTGGTCGATCGTTGAACCGGAGGAAGGTCGGTACGATTTTTCAAAACTTGAGAAACCTTTGAAGTTGTTGAAAGATGCGGGCATCAAGATCATTGTCGGCACGCCCACCGCCGCGCCACCCATGTGGCTGATCAAGAAACATCCACACGTACTGCCCGTCGACAAATTCGGTAGACAGAAAGGTGCGGGTAGCAGGCGACATTATTGTCCTGCGAACGACGTGTACCGTGAGTACTCGAAGAAGATCGTTGAGAAGTACGCTCAGCACCTTTCAACTTACGCGGACATGTGGCAGATCGACAACGAGTTTGGTTGTCACGACACGACGCTTTGCTACTGTGAATCGACACGAAGGGCGTTCATCGAATGGTTGAAAAAAAGATACGTTTCCATAGATGAGCTCAACTATCGTTGGGGCAACAGATTCTGGAGCCAGACCGTCAACGATTGGGATGAAATTGTCCTGCCCATCAACACGCCTGCGTTTGAAAATCCTCACATGATGCTCGATTTCTTCAGGTTTTCGACCGACATCCATATCGATTACATGAACATGCAGATTGAGATTATAAGAAAGTACTCCGAAAAACCGATAACCCACAACTTCATGGTAGACTTTTTCGATCTCGACTACAAAAAACTTTCTGAACACATAGATCTTGTGAGCTGGGACAACTACGTTTCGACGAAGATCTACGATCCTCTCAGGCAGGCCGCCAACCACGATCTGATGAGATCTTTGAAGAAGAAACCATTCCTCGTGATGGAACAACAACCGGGGAGGGTGAACTGGAAAACGATCAACGAACAGTATCCCGACGGATATTTGAGACTGTGGATAAAACAAGCGCACTTGCATGGCGCGCTCGGTGTGCTCGTGTTCAGGTTCGATCAGATCCAATGGGGCGCAGAACAGTTCCACGGTGCGTTGCTGGATTACGCGGGCAAAAAGACCGACAGGTGCGAAGAGTTTGCACAGGCCAAACGAGAAACACAAGGAGTCGTGGTTCCGCAAAAAGAGGTTGCCATTTACTTCTCCTACGAGAACGCGTGGATTCACAGGATAAACCATCTGAATCGCAACTTCAATTACTGGGAATCTGTGATGGAGATCTATAAAGGCGTCAGGAGACTCGGCTACAACGCCGATTTCGTGTTTGACGATGACGAGATCGACTCCTACAGGTTGTTGATCGTCCCCTATGCGATGTATTTACCAGAGAAACTCATCGAGAAACTCGAAACTTTCCAAGGTGACGTCTTGGTCACCTGCATGACCTCGATCAAAGACGAATACAACTGGATGAGAACAGATTTCCCGTACGGTTTACAGCGACTTCTCGGTCTCGAGATCGTTGACTTTGCGGGCACGGAGAAGGTGGACCTGAACGTTTCGAATTTACAGTTGAGTGGAAACTTCTGGTGTGATAAAATCAAGGTCAAAGATGCGGAGGTGCTGGGCTCTTTCGAAACAGGCCCGTTCGTTGGAATGCCTTGTGTCACCAAGCGAGGCAACAAATATTACGTTGCCACGGTGGCTGATGAGTTCTTTTACACATTCTTGCTGGGTAATCTTTTGCCGGCAAGGTTCGTCGGTGGTGGGGTGGATGCTATCCAGACGCGGGAGAAACTGATGCTTTTGAATGTTCGGGACCATGAGAGTGTGGTTTGGATGTCAAACAAGAAAATCGCTTTGGGAGCTTTCGAGAGCTGGGAGGTCTGA
- a CDS encoding LysO family transporter, which translates to MLLIVLILLFFLGFFVGRFLRTGWIKKYKVLIVLTFLLLFALGVEIGSNDDVVSKLESILFSSFAVSSFAVLGSFIFAVIFERVSKK; encoded by the coding sequence ATGCTGCTGATTGTTCTGATCCTGTTGTTCTTTTTGGGCTTCTTTGTCGGGCGCTTTTTGAGAACCGGCTGGATCAAAAAATACAAAGTTCTGATCGTTTTGACTTTCCTTCTTCTCTTTGCGCTCGGCGTCGAGATTGGATCGAACGACGACGTAGTCTCGAAGCTCGAGAGCATTCTCTTTTCATCTTTCGCGGTGTCGAGTTTCGCCGTCTTGGGAAGTTTCATCTTCGCTGTGATTTTTGAAAGGGTGTCAAAGAAGTGA
- a CDS encoding MBL fold metallo-hydrolase has protein sequence MNIVLVAEASTKLQRAFKIWGLSFLVGVNVLFDAFSSGRILLRNMKRLHIDPSKIEHVVLSHEHWDHVGGLGELLKTNPNIKVYICEGFSQRFEDALKDRFSVEVIRVRDPLRIAPSIHSSGQIEGRYNDRTIFEQCLVVDRGEFVDVLVGCCHPGVIKMVQTVLERFGKPIGLLAGGLHLLDKETSEISRIVDEIERLNVKRIMPCHCTGREAVEIFGKRFQDRLIPARVGIEL, from the coding sequence ATGAACATCGTCCTCGTCGCCGAAGCTTCAACGAAACTTCAGCGCGCCTTCAAAATCTGGGGACTTTCGTTCCTGGTCGGTGTAAACGTCCTGTTCGATGCGTTCTCCAGCGGTCGAATCCTGCTGAGGAATATGAAAAGATTGCACATCGATCCATCAAAAATTGAGCACGTCGTTCTATCGCACGAACACTGGGACCACGTTGGTGGACTTGGAGAGCTTCTGAAGACGAATCCGAACATCAAGGTCTACATCTGTGAAGGGTTCAGCCAAAGGTTTGAAGACGCTCTCAAAGACAGATTCTCTGTTGAAGTCATCAGAGTCAGAGATCCGCTGCGAATAGCTCCGAGCATTCACTCTTCTGGCCAGATCGAAGGAAGGTACAACGACAGGACGATCTTCGAACAATGCTTGGTCGTGGATCGTGGTGAGTTCGTAGACGTGCTGGTTGGATGCTGCCATCCAGGTGTGATCAAGATGGTACAGACCGTGTTGGAGCGCTTTGGAAAGCCGATTGGGCTTTTAGCTGGAGGGCTTCATCTGCTGGACAAAGAAACTTCGGAGATATCTCGGATCGTCGATGAAATAGAAAGGTTGAACGTTAAGAGAATCATGCCGTGCCATTGCACGGGCCGTGAAGCCGTTGAGATTTTCGGAAAGAGATTCCAAGACAGGCTCATTCCCGCAAGGGTGGGCATCGAGTTGTGA
- a CDS encoding LysO family transporter gives MRLPDWSVNAVLYVIVFLVGVDLSKEKVRFDVIKKVLLSVAATVLGTYSGALVLSFFSPMKRFELLAVASGFGWYSLSAIIISNLHSTQLGAIAFFSNVMRELYAIVLTPILSRYSKTAVVSIAGATSMDTLLGPISHYTDRETSLLAFAHGFIVTMLVPVLVNTFLAFR, from the coding sequence TTGAGACTTCCTGATTGGTCTGTCAATGCGGTTCTCTACGTCATCGTTTTTCTCGTTGGAGTGGACCTGAGCAAGGAAAAGGTTCGATTCGACGTGATCAAGAAGGTTCTGCTCAGCGTCGCGGCAACCGTGCTCGGGACTTATTCGGGAGCCTTGGTTCTCTCTTTCTTCTCACCCATGAAACGTTTTGAACTTCTCGCCGTCGCCTCCGGATTCGGTTGGTACAGTTTGTCTGCGATCATCATTTCGAACCTTCACAGCACGCAACTCGGTGCCATCGCATTCTTTTCGAACGTCATGAGGGAACTGTATGCGATCGTGTTGACACCGATTCTCTCGAGGTATTCCAAAACTGCCGTTGTATCGATAGCAGGTGCGACCTCGATGGACACGCTGCTCGGACCTATCTCACACTACACGGACAGAGAGACATCACTTTTGGCATTCGCGCATGGTTTCATTGTGACAATGCTTGTGCCGGTCCTGGTGAATACGTTTCTTGCTTTCCGATGA
- a CDS encoding carbohydrate ABC transporter permease: MRKTLKATLFYILCTLIVVLWMVPFVVAFFTAFKTMDEIFMLRNFWSPPKTWTFENFKVAWIEGRMGRYFINTTIVTAVSVVGTLFLSSLSAYALAWYEFKLRTAILMIFVSGMLIPFQMLLIPVYRFSVVTGLYDTLIGVILFHIAFQLGFCTFFLRNFMVTIPSSLFDAARIDGAGAFKIYSKIIMPLVKPAVAALSILEFTWIWNDYLWSLILLQSDAKKTVTIGLTTLQGQWISSWNIIAAGALLAATVPVIVFLIFQRYFIQGLTLGSIKG, from the coding sequence ATGAGGAAAACTTTGAAGGCTACGCTTTTCTACATTCTGTGTACGTTGATCGTGGTGCTGTGGATGGTACCGTTCGTGGTGGCGTTCTTCACCGCGTTCAAGACAATGGACGAGATCTTCATGCTCAGAAACTTTTGGTCTCCTCCGAAAACGTGGACGTTTGAGAACTTCAAAGTCGCTTGGATTGAAGGTCGAATGGGTCGATATTTCATCAACACAACGATTGTCACGGCTGTTTCTGTTGTAGGTACACTCTTTCTGTCCAGTCTGAGTGCTTACGCGCTCGCTTGGTACGAGTTCAAACTGCGCACGGCGATCTTGATGATCTTCGTCTCAGGTATGCTGATACCCTTTCAGATGTTGCTCATTCCCGTCTACAGATTCTCCGTCGTGACGGGCTTGTACGACACGCTGATTGGTGTTATCTTGTTTCACATCGCTTTCCAGCTGGGCTTTTGTACCTTCTTCTTGCGTAACTTCATGGTGACGATACCGTCGAGCCTCTTCGATGCTGCAAGGATCGATGGAGCCGGTGCCTTCAAGATCTACTCCAAGATCATCATGCCCTTGGTGAAACCTGCCGTGGCCGCTCTGAGTATCCTCGAATTCACATGGATATGGAACGATTATCTTTGGTCTTTGATCTTACTTCAAAGCGATGCGAAGAAGACCGTTACGATTGGCTTGACGACCTTGCAGGGCCAATGGATCAGTAGTTGGAACATCATAGCCGCCGGGGCCTTGCTCGCCGCGACCGTTCCTGTTATAGTCTTTCTGATCTTCCAACGCTATTTCATTCAGGGTCTCACTTTGGGTAGCATAAAGGGTTGA
- a CDS encoding ABC transporter ATP-binding protein translates to MEAVLVENVSKYFKKKDRIIRAVQNVSFEVMKGEIFGILGPNGSGKSTLIRMIATLLIPDEGTIRIFGLDAIKDSKKVRELIHRVSTDASFFKKLSAYENLIFSAGIYGLSRKHAMKRIMELANALGFDGSRLKDPVEEFSRGMQQKTAIMRAFLTKPKLLLLDEPTTGLDPRAKREVQSLILEANRNGSTVILSTHDMEEAAKLCHRVMIIHNGRVVALGEPEKLSEALRNEKNNPTLEDVFLKYTGTSFEEADVEEVE, encoded by the coding sequence GTGGAAGCAGTCCTCGTTGAAAACGTGAGCAAGTACTTTAAAAAGAAAGACCGGATCATCCGTGCTGTACAGAACGTCTCTTTCGAGGTAATGAAAGGGGAGATCTTTGGAATACTCGGTCCGAATGGATCGGGTAAGTCAACTCTCATCAGGATGATCGCAACACTTCTGATCCCAGACGAAGGTACAATCAGGATCTTCGGACTGGACGCGATCAAAGATTCGAAAAAGGTGCGAGAACTGATTCACAGGGTTTCAACCGATGCGAGCTTCTTCAAAAAGCTCTCAGCTTATGAAAATCTCATCTTCTCAGCTGGGATTTACGGCTTGAGCAGAAAGCACGCGATGAAACGTATAATGGAGCTTGCGAATGCTTTAGGATTCGATGGTTCGAGGTTGAAGGATCCTGTTGAGGAGTTCTCGCGGGGTATGCAGCAAAAAACTGCCATAATGAGGGCTTTCCTAACAAAACCGAAACTTCTGTTACTCGATGAACCAACGACTGGGTTGGATCCAAGGGCGAAACGTGAGGTTCAGTCTCTGATACTTGAGGCGAACAGGAATGGCAGTACCGTGATTCTCTCCACACATGACATGGAAGAAGCCGCGAAGCTTTGTCACAGAGTCATGATAATCCACAACGGAAGAGTCGTCGCACTCGGAGAACCTGAAAAACTCAGTGAAGCGTTGAGAAACGAGAAAAATAACCCGACACTCGAAGACGTTTTCCTGAAATACACAGGGACCAGTTTCGAAGAGGCCGACGTGGAGGAGGTCGAGTGA